One window from the genome of Myxococcales bacterium encodes:
- a CDS encoding SpoIID/LytB domain-containing protein — MIREWAILLIAAVTMALPMSSFASPPPEIRVLVIDGSGPITISGGNSQISAAFSQSKKGAALGKRLLVKSDSSGIYIDDKPYPDGTVLTNRGSTYSIGDRTFHGSLELHRNDGGLLKVINRLPIERYLVGIVGSEISPRWPIEAMKAQVVAARTYAMNKIQAMKKTHSQKPYDIVATVLAQVYHGSHVEDPRAVAAVDETRGEMLYRNGAIFPAYYHSCCGGLTEHAHNVWDGERGGPAIADSFCKKSPKAKWNYEVSLSSFRSALRNSGKTIGEISAVETIPLPDSPRVDLLVIEDENGLQMVEARELRKIFGYQNIKSTWFNASLSEAKISFTGNGYGHGVGMCQWGAKAMAEAGKHYKEILFHYYPDAVIKRAY; from the coding sequence ATGATCAGGGAATGGGCAATTTTGTTGATCGCAGCTGTCACCATGGCGCTTCCGATGTCCTCCTTTGCATCGCCTCCCCCTGAGATAAGAGTGCTCGTGATAGACGGGTCCGGACCTATAACCATATCGGGAGGGAATTCCCAAATATCGGCTGCCTTCAGCCAGTCGAAAAAAGGGGCTGCCCTCGGCAAGCGCCTGCTCGTGAAATCCGACAGCTCCGGCATTTATATCGACGATAAGCCCTATCCGGACGGAACCGTTCTGACAAACAGGGGGAGCACTTATTCGATAGGCGATCGAACATTTCACGGATCACTGGAACTTCATCGAAACGACGGAGGTTTGCTCAAGGTGATCAATCGGTTGCCGATCGAAAGATACCTGGTAGGGATAGTAGGAAGTGAAATTTCGCCGAGATGGCCGATCGAGGCGATGAAGGCGCAGGTCGTAGCTGCGAGAACCTACGCCATGAACAAGATACAAGCCATGAAAAAAACCCATTCGCAAAAACCTTACGACATAGTGGCAACCGTTCTTGCGCAGGTTTACCACGGATCGCACGTCGAAGATCCGCGGGCCGTCGCCGCCGTGGATGAAACGCGGGGCGAGATGCTCTACAGAAACGGGGCGATATTCCCGGCATATTATCACAGCTGCTGCGGCGGACTCACTGAGCATGCCCACAACGTCTGGGACGGAGAACGCGGCGGCCCCGCAATCGCCGACAGCTTCTGCAAAAAATCTCCCAAGGCGAAGTGGAATTACGAGGTATCGCTCTCCTCTTTTCGAAGCGCCTTGAGAAACAGCGGCAAGACAATAGGTGAGATATCGGCAGTCGAGACGATACCCCTTCCCGATTCTCCCAGAGTCGATTTATTGGTCATAGAGGATGAAAACGGTCTGCAGATGGTGGAGGCACGGGAGCTTAGAAAAATATTCGGATATCAAAATATCAAGAGCACATGGTTCAACGCATCTCTTTCCGAAGCAAAGATCAGCTTCACTGGAAATGGGTACGGGCATGGCGTCGGAATGTGTCAATGGGGCGCAAAAGCGATGGCCGAGGCGGGAAAACACTACAAGGAAATTCTCTTCCACTACTATCCGGACGCCGTTATCAAAAGGGCCTACTGA